A genomic segment from Leptolyngbya boryana PCC 6306 encodes:
- the crtH gene encoding carotenoid isomerase: MSSTDYDVIVIGSGIGGLVTASQLAAKGANVLVLERYLIPGGSAGYFDRDSGYRFDVGASMIFGFGDKGTTNLLTRALDGVGMSIETIPDPVQVHYHLPDGLDLKVHKDYEKFLQELIAYFPHEEKGIRQFYDECWKVFNCLNVMELLSLEELGYLTRVFFQHPFACLGLVKYLPQNAGDIARRYIHDPQLLKFIDAECYIWSVVPADRTPMINAGMVFSDRHYGGINYPKGGVGQIAQKLVEGLEKAGSQIKYKTRVTEILIENNRAVGVKLASGETLRAKRVVSNATRWDTFEKLLPASQKPNSETKWQQRYQQSPSFLSLHLGVKAEALPADVECHHILLETWDEMEAEQGTIFVSIPTLLDPSLAPEGHHIVHTFTPSWMQEWENLSPSEYKAKKEAAANRLIDRLTQLFPNLIQGLDYQEVGTPRTHRRFLGRENGTYGPIPARKLPGLLGMPFNRTAIANLYCVGDSTFPGQGLNAVAFSGFACAHRVAVDLGL; the protein is encoded by the coding sequence ATGAGTTCTACCGACTACGACGTAATTGTGATTGGGTCTGGCATTGGCGGATTAGTCACCGCTTCCCAACTCGCGGCAAAAGGAGCAAATGTTTTAGTCTTAGAACGGTATTTGATTCCGGGTGGGAGTGCTGGATACTTCGATCGCGATAGTGGATATCGCTTTGATGTCGGTGCATCCATGATTTTTGGATTTGGCGATAAAGGCACAACCAATTTACTGACTCGGGCATTGGATGGGGTCGGAATGTCGATCGAAACAATTCCTGATCCGGTACAAGTTCACTATCATTTGCCCGATGGGTTAGATCTCAAAGTTCACAAAGACTATGAGAAGTTTCTCCAAGAATTGATCGCTTACTTTCCCCATGAAGAGAAAGGCATTCGGCAGTTTTATGATGAATGCTGGAAAGTGTTTAACTGTCTCAATGTCATGGAGCTACTCTCGCTTGAAGAATTGGGATACTTGACGCGAGTGTTTTTCCAGCATCCTTTTGCTTGTTTAGGGTTAGTTAAGTACTTGCCGCAGAATGCTGGAGATATTGCCCGCCGATACATTCACGATCCGCAATTGCTGAAGTTCATCGATGCAGAGTGCTATATCTGGTCAGTTGTGCCAGCCGATCGTACGCCGATGATCAATGCGGGCATGGTGTTTAGCGATCGCCATTACGGCGGAATTAACTATCCCAAAGGTGGCGTTGGACAAATCGCGCAGAAGCTAGTTGAAGGGTTAGAAAAGGCGGGTAGTCAGATTAAATACAAGACGCGCGTCACAGAAATTTTGATTGAAAACAATCGCGCAGTCGGCGTGAAACTCGCATCCGGTGAAACATTGCGAGCCAAGAGAGTGGTTTCAAATGCAACACGATGGGATACGTTTGAAAAGTTACTTCCTGCATCGCAAAAGCCCAACTCAGAAACAAAATGGCAACAACGCTATCAACAATCTCCTAGTTTCTTGAGTCTACATTTAGGAGTCAAAGCTGAAGCATTGCCTGCGGATGTAGAATGTCATCACATTTTGCTGGAAACTTGGGATGAAATGGAAGCCGAACAAGGCACAATCTTTGTTTCGATTCCAACCTTGCTTGATCCGAGCTTAGCGCCTGAAGGACATCATATTGTGCATACCTTTACGCCCAGTTGGATGCAGGAATGGGAGAATCTTTCACCCAGTGAATATAAGGCGAAAAAAGAGGCAGCAGCGAATCGATTAATCGATCGCTTAACTCAACTTTTCCCGAATTTAATTCAGGGCTTAGATTACCAAGAAGTCGGAACCCCAAGAACGCATCGACGATTTTTAGGACGGGAGAATGGCACCTATGGTCCGATTCCTGCACGGAAATTGCCTGGATTGCTCGGAATGCCATTTAATCGGACTGCGATCGCCAATCTTTATTGCGTGGGAGATAGTACATTTCCGGGACAAGGCTTAAATGCAGTCGCGTTTTCGGGCTTTGCTTGCGCGCATCGAGTTGCAGTCGATTTGGGGCTTTAA
- a CDS encoding BrnT family toxin encodes MVYQWNRDKAAANLRKHGIDFADAVSVFSDDLAITIPDERFDEERFVTIGVDAFGRVLVVVYTLRDDEIRVISARRATRQERQQYEEG; translated from the coding sequence ATGGTTTACCAATGGAATAGAGACAAGGCAGCAGCCAATCTTCGCAAGCATGGTATTGACTTCGCTGATGCAGTATCCGTTTTCTCGGATGATCTGGCAATCACTATTCCAGATGAGCGGTTTGACGAAGAGCGATTTGTCACGATCGGTGTCGATGCATTTGGAAGAGTTTTGGTGGTTGTCTACACCTTGCGGGACGATGAAATCCGGGTTATCTCGGCTCGCAGAGCGACTCGGCAAGAACGGCAGCAGTATGAGGAAGGATAA
- a CDS encoding BrnA antitoxin family protein produces the protein MEAEYDFSQGKRGAIDPTPAGKTRITIRLDDEVLTWFREQAHSAGGGNYQTMINEALRQHIQQSHEPLEETLRRVVREELERIEQ, from the coding sequence ATGGAAGCTGAATACGATTTTAGCCAGGGGAAACGAGGGGCGATCGACCCAACACCAGCAGGAAAAACTCGGATCACCATTCGATTAGATGACGAGGTTTTAACATGGTTTCGTGAACAAGCTCACAGTGCAGGCGGAGGGAATTATCAAACGATGATTAACGAAGCTTTACGCCAGCACATTCAACAGAGCCATGAGCCTTTAGAAGAAACCCTACGTAGAGTTGTTCGTGAAGAATTAGAGCGTATTGAGCAGTGA
- a CDS encoding DUF2232 domain-containing protein: MTDLPNDRIDPTELDEEWIPDSDPTPHDIEDRRPVRRQVDPDSPIIMVETAFMASAASLVWLVNTYFPMGPILQIFFPIPIALIYLRWGSRAAWMGCAIAALLLSVLLAPVRSIQYVMPYGFLGVLLGALWYRRVTWYVSIPLGTLLGVLGSFFRIWLVSLLLGDDLWLYSTAQITNFLDWIFTLVGLMVQPSLALVQAFVFVSILLVNTIYLSVVHLVAWLLLDRLDSPIPRPPNWVQVLFDND, encoded by the coding sequence ATGACTGATTTGCCAAACGATCGAATTGATCCGACTGAACTCGACGAAGAATGGATACCGGACAGCGATCCAACCCCTCACGATATTGAGGATCGCCGTCCGGTTCGTCGTCAAGTCGATCCGGATAGTCCGATCATTATGGTCGAAACTGCATTTATGGCGAGTGCTGCCAGTTTAGTCTGGCTGGTGAATACCTATTTCCCAATGGGGCCAATTTTGCAGATCTTTTTCCCCATTCCGATCGCGTTAATTTATCTACGTTGGGGAAGTCGGGCAGCTTGGATGGGATGCGCGATCGCAGCTTTATTACTCTCAGTTTTATTGGCTCCGGTCAGAAGTATTCAATATGTAATGCCCTATGGATTTTTGGGCGTTTTACTGGGTGCGCTGTGGTATCGCCGGGTGACTTGGTATGTCTCGATTCCGCTCGGCACGCTGCTCGGCGTATTGGGATCGTTTTTCCGAATTTGGTTAGTATCGCTGCTGCTTGGCGATGATCTGTGGCTTTACAGTACAGCTCAGATTACGAACTTTCTCGATTGGATTTTTACGCTGGTAGGCTTGATGGTTCAGCCTTCCTTAGCGTTGGTTCAAGCGTTTGTCTTTGTATCTATTCTGTTAGTCAATACGATATATCTCTCGGTCGTTCATCTCGTAGCATGGCTACTATTGGATCGCTTAGACTCTCCGATTCCCCGTCCGCCGAACTGGGTGCAAGTGCTATTTGACAATGATTGA
- a CDS encoding type II toxin-antitoxin system PemK/MazF family toxin, with amino-acid sequence MARGDILLVSLPDSDKREKKGNRPAIAVQTDLGNSPMLMVIPITSSLGALRFSFTVEIKPSKQNGLTLPSVAMVFQMRAIDRKRIIRKIGQLESEYLVQVDAAIWQMLKPVQPDES; translated from the coding sequence ATGGCAAGAGGAGACATTCTCCTGGTCAGTCTGCCAGATTCAGATAAGCGAGAAAAAAAAGGCAACCGACCTGCGATCGCAGTACAGACCGATCTTGGAAACTCCCCAATGTTGATGGTTATCCCAATCACATCTTCTTTAGGTGCGCTTCGTTTCTCATTTACGGTAGAAATCAAGCCGTCGAAGCAGAATGGGTTGACCTTACCGTCAGTCGCAATGGTTTTCCAAATGCGGGCAATCGATCGAAAACGCATCATCCGCAAGATTGGACAGCTAGAGTCAGAATATCTGGTGCAAGTTGATGCAGCAATTTGGCAGATGTTGAAGCCTGTACAACCTGATGAATCTTGA
- a CDS encoding potassium channel family protein: protein MQSPLRRILTGVIFFLITVLAATGGYILAGWSPLDAIYMVVITVFGVGFGEVQPINTPALKVFTILVIISGTSSAVYAVGGFVQMITEGEINQLLGKRRMTRTIEGLKDHVIICGFGRMGQILAKRLTDSLVPFVVIDNNAERIEQAETLGYLVYTGNATDDTVLYQVGIDRARALTTVLPDDAANVFITLTARELNPKLMIVSRGELPSTEKKLRLAGADQVVLPASISAFRMAHMITHPATLDFFSQGDERATLNELLGQLDIQVDELLIDSASGLIGATIGDIELRGKGTMIIVALRRADGTTVTHPSQSTFLHEGDAVIILGHQVDMPHVMRNLGARRKMRYRGSSRVWKG, encoded by the coding sequence ATGCAATCCCCACTCAGGCGAATTCTCACGGGAGTCATCTTCTTTCTCATCACAGTTTTGGCGGCAACAGGCGGCTATATTTTAGCGGGCTGGTCGCCGCTCGATGCGATCTATATGGTTGTGATTACGGTGTTTGGGGTGGGCTTCGGGGAAGTGCAACCGATTAATACACCCGCTCTGAAGGTCTTTACCATTTTGGTGATCATTAGTGGCACATCTTCAGCCGTATATGCGGTTGGAGGATTTGTGCAGATGATTACAGAAGGCGAAATCAACCAGCTTTTAGGAAAACGACGTATGACGCGCACGATCGAAGGTTTGAAAGACCATGTGATTATTTGCGGCTTTGGGCGTATGGGTCAAATTCTGGCAAAAAGACTGACAGACTCGCTCGTTCCGTTTGTGGTGATTGATAACAATGCTGAGCGGATTGAGCAAGCCGAAACGTTAGGGTATTTGGTCTACACCGGCAATGCAACCGATGACACTGTGCTGTATCAAGTGGGTATCGATCGAGCAAGAGCTCTAACAACCGTTCTCCCAGATGATGCGGCAAACGTTTTCATTACGTTGACAGCCCGTGAACTGAATCCCAAATTAATGATTGTGTCGCGGGGTGAATTGCCTTCAACTGAAAAGAAATTACGTTTAGCAGGCGCGGATCAAGTGGTGCTTCCGGCTTCAATTAGTGCGTTCCGTATGGCACATATGATCACTCATCCAGCGACACTCGATTTCTTCAGCCAAGGCGATGAGCGCGCGACGTTGAATGAGTTACTAGGACAACTCGATATTCAAGTCGATGAATTGCTGATTGATTCAGCGTCTGGACTAATTGGAGCAACGATCGGGGATATTGAACTTCGGGGCAAAGGCACGATGATTATTGTGGCGCTGCGACGAGCGGACGGGACAACGGTGACGCATCCGTCTCAGTCTACTTTCTTGCATGAAGGCGATGCCGTGATTATCTTAGGTCATCAAGTGGATATGCCGCATGTGATGCGGAACTTAGGTGCGCGTCGAAAAATGCGGTATCGCGGCTCATCGCGAGTCTGGAAAGGCTAA
- the cobT gene encoding nicotinate mononucleotide-dependent phosphoribosyltransferase CobT — protein MIDALAIYTEVDRAKAWIARHQGKKPHFACILGFTDTGLIPGISAAGATPHDRQFTAIADAEFLVNGIQPNPEFPLPPLHVGISPVFISRAVIEALKIPVTVLNAGLPRSPAILAVDLGGAPARCVSTGNAIDLQIVHHLFNQGLKWGEKLAQSADYLVLGECVVGGTTTALAVLTGLGIDAIGKINSSHPVCNHTQKWELVQQGLRQSHCDSVGDPFAVVAAVGDPMQIVVAGMTIAASRICGVLLAGGTQMLAVYALAEALVQTKAIVWNPEQILIGTTRWVAEDPTGDTIGLAKTLQNVSLIATRLSFAESRWKALQMYEQGFVKEGVGAGGCAIAATVFQSWGQAELLAAIEHLIEQRNQQIE, from the coding sequence ATGATTGATGCACTCGCGATTTATACAGAAGTCGATCGAGCAAAGGCTTGGATCGCTCGGCATCAGGGGAAAAAGCCTCATTTTGCTTGCATTTTAGGATTTACGGACACGGGATTAATTCCAGGAATTTCTGCTGCGGGTGCAACGCCGCACGATCGCCAATTTACAGCGATCGCCGATGCCGAATTTCTCGTCAATGGCATTCAACCGAATCCTGAATTTCCGCTGCCACCTTTACATGTGGGAATTTCTCCCGTTTTTATTTCTCGCGCAGTGATTGAGGCTTTGAAGATTCCGGTGACTGTTTTGAATGCGGGATTACCGCGATCGCCTGCAATTCTAGCCGTAGATTTAGGCGGTGCTCCTGCTCGATGTGTGAGTACTGGAAACGCGATCGATCTGCAAATAGTGCATCACTTATTCAACCAAGGCTTGAAATGGGGCGAAAAGCTAGCACAAAGTGCAGACTATCTAGTTTTAGGAGAATGTGTCGTCGGTGGCACAACGACGGCTCTCGCTGTGCTGACGGGCTTAGGAATCGATGCGATCGGAAAAATCAACAGCAGTCACCCAGTTTGCAATCACACGCAGAAATGGGAACTCGTGCAGCAAGGACTGAGACAATCACACTGTGATTCGGTGGGTGATCCGTTTGCAGTCGTTGCTGCAGTTGGTGATCCGATGCAAATTGTCGTAGCAGGAATGACGATCGCAGCCAGCCGAATCTGTGGCGTATTGCTGGCAGGCGGCACGCAGATGTTAGCCGTTTATGCGTTAGCAGAAGCGCTTGTGCAAACCAAAGCGATCGTGTGGAATCCAGAGCAAATTCTCATCGGCACAACGCGCTGGGTTGCAGAAGATCCGACCGGGGATACTATTGGATTAGCAAAAACTTTGCAAAATGTCTCTCTAATTGCGACTCGATTAAGCTTTGCAGAGTCGCGATGGAAAGCCCTGCAAATGTATGAACAAGGCTTTGTCAAAGAAGGTGTAGGAGCGGGTGGATGCGCGATCGCAGCAACGGTCTTCCAGAGCTGGGGACAGGCTGAATTATTAGCCGCGATCGAACACCTTATTGAACAGAGAAACCAACAGATTGAATAG
- a CDS encoding Arc family DNA-binding protein codes for MNASDTISTEVTLPINLYQAIAHRAQGQGKSVNSEIVSLLASLIDDSSLAQEFADWEAASDEDWINLDATLASQEN; via the coding sequence ATGAATGCTTCAGACACAATTAGTACAGAAGTGACGTTGCCGATCAACTTATATCAAGCGATCGCGCATCGGGCACAGGGACAAGGAAAATCTGTCAATAGCGAAATTGTCTCACTGCTTGCTTCCTTGATCGACGATTCATCTCTCGCACAAGAATTTGCGGATTGGGAAGCTGCAAGCGATGAGGATTGGATCAATTTAGACGCAACACTGGCATCTCAGGAAAACTAG
- a CDS encoding XdhC family protein, with the protein MFDRQFAQVLETMPAVLATVIQTQGSVPREVGAKMLICADGRILGTIGGGAGEAKVIQQARAILETGRKQWVEIDLTGAPNRETQGICGGMMRVWLERWQGERSLSLVRQMMTMLESGQAVSIVTPFDDRFPYLSQDCPEQAFIETLHPAPTLLIVGAGHCGIQLAKVADLVGFQVIVQDDRAEWANAELYPQARVAHCAIEQVVDELANHTELYAALVTRGYQYDLAALKALLNRKLPCRYLGMIGSEKRVRKVYQTLEIDPEKLRSIYAPIGLEIGALTPEEIAVSICAELIMVRRGGTGRSLSERLRTANSSGGR; encoded by the coding sequence ATGTTCGATCGCCAATTTGCGCAAGTTCTAGAAACCATGCCTGCGGTACTCGCAACCGTGATTCAAACCCAAGGTTCTGTTCCGCGTGAAGTGGGTGCAAAGATGCTGATTTGTGCAGATGGTCGCATTTTGGGAACGATTGGGGGCGGTGCAGGGGAAGCGAAAGTGATTCAGCAAGCTCGCGCCATTCTCGAAACAGGTCGTAAACAATGGGTTGAGATCGATCTGACAGGTGCACCAAACCGAGAAACTCAAGGAATCTGTGGTGGCATGATGCGAGTTTGGTTAGAACGCTGGCAAGGTGAGCGATCGCTTTCTCTAGTTCGTCAAATGATGACGATGCTGGAATCGGGACAGGCAGTATCGATCGTGACTCCTTTTGACGATCGCTTTCCTTATTTGTCGCAAGACTGCCCGGAGCAAGCCTTTATCGAAACGCTGCACCCTGCACCAACGCTGCTGATTGTCGGAGCGGGTCACTGCGGTATTCAGTTGGCAAAGGTTGCAGATTTGGTTGGATTTCAGGTAATTGTGCAAGACGATCGAGCAGAGTGGGCAAATGCAGAGTTGTATCCGCAGGCAAGAGTTGCTCATTGTGCGATCGAGCAAGTTGTCGATGAACTTGCGAATCACACGGAACTCTATGCAGCTTTAGTAACACGCGGTTATCAGTACGACCTTGCTGCATTAAAAGCTTTATTGAATCGAAAATTGCCTTGCCGCTATTTGGGCATGATCGGCAGCGAGAAGCGAGTGAGAAAGGTTTATCAGACGTTGGAGATTGACCCGGAGAAATTACGATCGATTTACGCACCGATTGGATTAGAGATTGGAGCCTTAACGCCAGAAGAAATTGCCGTGAGTATCTGTGCAGAGTTGATTATGGTGCGACGGGGAGGAACAGGTCGATCGCTGTCAGAAAGATTGAGAACGGCAAACAGCAGCGGCGGCAGATAG
- a CDS encoding methyl-accepting chemotaxis protein, with protein sequence MLDSRRPSSQSPKSRPAWINWFYNLPIGRKQLLALTLCEFIPMVGFGIGSTFVLTNSLRTQLLSQAKSELAVTETNYNIKVNQMGFGSRGQSDNSAVIAATKNHQNNQAPPADLQKILQNEVKARRMEYATLVGKDLRIIASANNSRSKETITSPKLVALIQQVLKDGNQIKANEIVSGDELSKEAPPLPDGFKPQDALIRYVVTPVRDPDNENVLGVLIFGDIANRKLPIVENTLNSFGGGYSAIYLRRADGNFSLATSLTKDDSQQSQIDVALADPAILQSAIATNGETVTQRLEINGQMHTVAVKALPNRIIETPERAVRINADQPTALIVRGTPEGALNQLLWESMQQQGMAFALAFVTIVAWTALFRRMVVKPIQNLQQTTEAFADGDRTVRAEIYAKDEVGKLAMAFNHMADSIRSSESALETEVSRQEEQTREARALSEITVRMRRSLNAAQILQTAITETRNFLKLDRVIVYQFQNPETLDALISNESIGNESFSVIHQSIQDPLGLQRIEQYQFQSPWVIQNSAAEPNDTYRQQAATLNTKAELIVPLKQNEQVTGLVCAQMCNSPHKWQQSEVNFLSQLVTQIGYALDQANLLQEHQRALQDAETRKDSLQRQIIQLLGEVQNVSAGDLTVHANTNAGDLGIVADFFNAIVENLRTIVVKVKQSSAQVNDLLSQNEGEVEQLAVQARQQAQETIRTLDSVEQMTQAMQAVAERAQKAAISAEQAAIAAESGETIMDSTVTSIYSLRATVEDATRKVKQLGESSQHIGRVVSLINDLATQTDLLAINASIEATRAGEHGRGFSIVANEIAELASRSANATREIAAIIETIQQQTGEVVSTMTHGATQAVESAHSARNAKQSLLHVVQVSQQMDQLVKSISETMAAQAMTSRSVTSLIQEVAEVSNRTSDSSLRVSDALRQTVGVAEELQSSVEMFKIQAGDRADI encoded by the coding sequence ATGTTAGACAGTCGCCGTCCTAGTTCTCAATCTCCAAAATCTCGTCCTGCTTGGATCAACTGGTTCTACAACTTACCAATCGGGCGCAAACAACTTCTCGCCTTAACGCTGTGTGAATTCATTCCCATGGTGGGATTTGGGATTGGCTCGACCTTCGTGCTCACCAACAGTTTGAGAACTCAACTGCTGTCTCAAGCCAAATCCGAACTCGCGGTCACGGAAACGAACTACAACATCAAAGTCAATCAGATGGGATTCGGCTCTCGGGGGCAATCTGACAATTCCGCCGTGATCGCAGCGACTAAAAATCATCAAAACAATCAAGCTCCACCTGCGGACTTGCAAAAGATTTTGCAAAACGAAGTCAAAGCCCGCCGCATGGAATATGCCACGCTCGTCGGCAAGGATTTACGCATCATTGCCAGTGCCAATAATTCGCGATCGAAGGAAACGATCACTTCACCCAAACTCGTCGCCCTGATTCAGCAAGTTCTCAAAGACGGCAATCAAATCAAAGCCAACGAAATCGTCAGTGGAGACGAACTCAGCAAAGAAGCTCCACCGCTTCCAGACGGATTCAAACCTCAAGATGCTTTAATTCGCTATGTCGTCACGCCCGTCCGTGATCCTGATAACGAGAACGTTCTCGGCGTGCTGATTTTTGGAGACATTGCCAATCGCAAACTCCCGATCGTTGAAAATACCCTCAATTCATTTGGTGGCGGCTATAGTGCGATTTATCTACGCCGCGCAGATGGTAACTTTAGCTTAGCTACCTCACTCACAAAAGACGATTCCCAACAGTCTCAAATTGATGTCGCACTGGCTGATCCTGCGATTCTCCAATCCGCGATCGCGACCAACGGAGAAACTGTGACTCAACGACTTGAGATTAATGGACAAATGCATACTGTCGCGGTCAAAGCTTTGCCAAATCGAATTATCGAAACCCCAGAGCGAGCCGTTCGCATCAATGCGGATCAACCCACTGCGCTGATTGTCCGGGGAACTCCTGAAGGCGCTTTGAATCAATTGCTCTGGGAGAGTATGCAGCAACAAGGCATGGCGTTTGCGCTGGCATTCGTGACGATCGTGGCTTGGACGGCTCTGTTCCGTCGCATGGTCGTCAAACCGATTCAGAACCTTCAGCAAACGACAGAAGCATTTGCGGACGGGGATCGCACAGTCCGAGCCGAAATCTATGCGAAAGATGAAGTCGGGAAACTGGCGATGGCGTTTAATCACATGGCGGATAGCATTCGGTCTTCGGAAAGTGCGCTCGAAACGGAAGTTTCGCGTCAAGAAGAACAGACCCGAGAAGCCAGAGCCTTGAGTGAGATTACGGTGCGAATGCGGCGATCGTTGAATGCTGCTCAGATTTTGCAAACGGCAATCACTGAAACTCGGAATTTTCTCAAGCTCGATCGTGTGATTGTGTATCAATTCCAAAATCCGGAAACGCTTGATGCGCTGATCTCGAATGAATCGATCGGCAATGAAAGCTTTAGTGTCATCCATCAATCCATTCAAGATCCCCTAGGACTGCAACGCATTGAGCAATATCAGTTCCAGTCACCTTGGGTGATTCAGAACTCAGCTGCAGAACCCAACGATACGTACAGACAGCAAGCCGCAACCCTGAATACAAAAGCTGAACTGATCGTCCCGCTCAAGCAGAATGAGCAAGTTACAGGATTAGTGTGTGCTCAGATGTGTAATTCCCCGCACAAGTGGCAACAATCTGAGGTCAATTTCCTGTCTCAACTGGTGACACAAATCGGTTACGCGCTCGATCAAGCAAATCTGCTTCAAGAGCACCAACGCGCGCTACAAGATGCCGAAACTCGCAAAGATTCCTTACAGCGGCAAATCATTCAACTCTTAGGCGAAGTGCAAAACGTTTCCGCCGGAGATTTGACCGTGCATGCCAATACGAATGCTGGTGATTTAGGTATCGTCGCAGACTTCTTTAATGCGATCGTCGAAAATCTCCGCACGATCGTTGTCAAAGTCAAACAATCGTCTGCACAAGTGAATGACCTGCTCAGCCAAAACGAAGGCGAAGTCGAACAGCTTGCCGTGCAAGCGAGACAGCAAGCTCAGGAAACAATTCGGACGTTAGATTCGGTTGAGCAAATGACGCAAGCCATGCAAGCTGTAGCAGAACGGGCGCAAAAAGCTGCGATCTCTGCCGAACAAGCTGCGATCGCGGCTGAATCTGGCGAAACGATCATGGATTCAACCGTGACCAGCATTTACAGCCTCAGAGCAACCGTTGAAGATGCGACGCGCAAAGTCAAACAACTCGGCGAATCGTCTCAACACATTGGACGAGTCGTATCGCTGATTAATGATTTAGCAACTCAAACGGATTTACTCGCCATTAATGCCAGTATTGAAGCAACTCGCGCTGGCGAACACGGACGAGGATTCAGCATTGTGGCAAATGAAATTGCAGAATTAGCCTCTCGATCAGCAAATGCAACTCGCGAAATTGCTGCCATTATTGAAACGATCCAACAGCAAACGGGTGAAGTTGTAAGCACGATGACGCATGGTGCAACTCAAGCCGTCGAAAGCGCTCATTCTGCCCGCAATGCGAAGCAGAGCTTGCTGCATGTGGTTCAAGTCTCTCAACAGATGGATCAGCTCGTGAAATCGATTTCGGAAACGATGGCAGCTCAAGCGATGACTTCTCGCTCAGTCACGAGCTTGATTCAAGAAGTTGCCGAAGTGTCAAATCGCACATCTGATTCTTCGCTGCGAGTTTCAGATGCATTGCGGCAAACGGTTGGTGTAGCTGAAGAACTGCAATCCTCAGTGGAAATGTTTAAAATCCAGGCAGGCGATCGAGCAGATATATAG
- a CDS encoding L-threonylcarbamoyladenylate synthase codes for MPQVSLATLVTSVRAGTHLASFPTDTVPALAAKPDRADLIFTAKQRSLDKPLILMASEIDELWQYVKGSDRELEIWNETAQKYLPGALTLVLPSSDRVPAIMNPTDPTTIGVRVPNHTLARQILAQTGALATTSANRSGQPALLSMDAIATEFPDVLMLPIESAEPLSGTPSTVVKWTGEDWAVLRQGAVKL; via the coding sequence ATGCCTCAAGTCTCCCTAGCGACCCTAGTTACCTCCGTTCGGGCTGGAACTCATCTTGCTAGCTTCCCGACCGATACCGTCCCTGCACTCGCTGCCAAACCCGATCGAGCCGATCTCATCTTCACCGCTAAACAACGCAGTCTCGACAAACCGCTGATTCTGATGGCAAGTGAGATCGACGAACTCTGGCAATACGTCAAAGGCAGCGATCGAGAACTTGAAATCTGGAACGAAACTGCCCAAAAATATTTACCCGGAGCCTTAACGCTCGTTTTACCATCGAGCGATCGTGTTCCAGCCATTATGAATCCCACTGATCCCACGACGATCGGTGTAAGAGTTCCGAATCATACGCTGGCGCGACAGATTTTGGCACAAACTGGGGCATTAGCGACAACAAGCGCTAATCGTTCTGGACAGCCCGCTTTACTGTCAATGGATGCGATCGCAACCGAATTTCCAGACGTGCTTATGTTGCCGATTGAATCAGCAGAACCTTTATCTGGCACACCTTCAACGGTCGTGAAATGGACGGGAGAAGACTGGGCAGTCTTGAGACAAGGGGCAGTCAAACTGTGA